A window of Streptomyces sp. DG1A-41 contains these coding sequences:
- the murD gene encoding UDP-N-acetylmuramoyl-L-alanine--D-glutamate ligase, with translation MGSGQVTSSVSTEFKGKHVTVAGLGVSGVPAAKVLHGLGAIVTAVNDGADERAQAQAAELEALGITVRLGDGDTLPEGTELIVTAPGWKPDKPLFTAAEKAGVPVWGDVELAWRLRGPEAAPWLAVTGTNGKTTTVQMLASILKAAGLRTAAVGNIGVSLLDAVLGEEQYDVLAVELSSYQLHWAPSLRAHSAAVLNLAPDHLDWHGSMEAYAADKGRIYEGNRVACVYNAADKATEDLVREADVEEGCRAIGFTLGTPAPSQLGVVEGILVDRAFVENRHKNAQELAEVADVNPPAPHNIANALAAAALARAYGVPAKAVRDGLRAFTPDAHRIAHVADVDGVAYVDDSKATNTHAAEASLAAYESIVWIAGGLAKGATFDELVTKSAPRLRGAVLIGADRALIREALARHAPEVPVVDLDRTDTGAMCAAVQEARRLAQAGDTVLLAPACASMDMFANYNKRGDAFADAVRELGSADG, from the coding sequence ATGGGCAGCGGACAAGTGACCTCCTCGGTGTCTACGGAGTTCAAGGGCAAGCACGTCACCGTCGCCGGGCTCGGCGTCTCCGGCGTCCCGGCGGCCAAGGTGCTGCACGGCCTCGGCGCGATCGTCACGGCCGTCAACGACGGCGCCGACGAGCGCGCGCAGGCGCAGGCCGCCGAACTGGAGGCGCTCGGCATCACCGTGCGCCTCGGTGACGGCGACACCCTGCCCGAGGGCACCGAGCTGATCGTCACCGCGCCCGGCTGGAAGCCGGACAAGCCGCTGTTCACGGCCGCGGAGAAGGCAGGCGTCCCCGTCTGGGGCGACGTCGAGCTGGCCTGGCGCCTGCGCGGGCCCGAAGCGGCGCCCTGGCTGGCCGTCACGGGCACCAACGGCAAGACCACCACCGTCCAGATGCTCGCCTCGATCCTGAAGGCGGCGGGCCTGCGTACGGCCGCCGTCGGCAACATCGGCGTCTCGCTCCTGGACGCGGTGCTCGGCGAGGAGCAGTACGACGTCCTGGCCGTGGAGCTGTCCAGCTACCAGCTCCACTGGGCTCCGTCCCTGCGCGCCCACTCGGCCGCCGTGCTCAACCTCGCCCCCGACCACCTCGACTGGCACGGCTCCATGGAGGCGTACGCCGCCGACAAGGGCCGCATCTACGAGGGCAATCGTGTCGCCTGCGTCTACAACGCCGCCGACAAGGCCACCGAGGACCTGGTCCGCGAGGCCGACGTCGAGGAGGGCTGCCGGGCCATCGGCTTCACCCTCGGCACGCCGGCGCCGTCCCAACTGGGCGTCGTCGAGGGCATCCTGGTCGACCGCGCCTTCGTGGAGAACCGGCACAAGAACGCCCAGGAGCTCGCCGAGGTCGCCGACGTCAACCCGCCGGCCCCGCACAACATCGCCAACGCCCTCGCGGCGGCGGCCCTCGCGCGGGCGTACGGCGTGCCCGCCAAGGCCGTACGGGACGGCCTGCGGGCGTTCACGCCGGACGCCCACCGCATCGCGCACGTGGCCGACGTGGACGGGGTCGCGTACGTGGATGACTCCAAGGCCACCAACACCCACGCGGCGGAAGCCTCGTTGGCGGCCTACGAGTCGATCGTGTGGATCGCGGGCGGGCTCGCCAAGGGCGCGACCTTCGACGAACTGGTCACCAAGTCGGCGCCCCGGCTGCGCGGGGCCGTGCTGATCGGCGCGGACCGCGCGCTGATCCGCGAAGCCCTGGCGCGACACGCCCCGGAAGTACCCGTCGTGGACCTCGACCGGACCGACACTGGGGCGATGTGCGCGGCGGTTCAGGAGGCGCGGCGGCTCGCTCAGGCCGGTGACACGGTGCTGCTGGCCCCGGCCTGTGCCTCCATGGACATGTTCGCCAACTACAACAAGCGCGGGGACGCTTTCGCGGACGCCGTTCGCGAGCTCGGCTCCGCCGACGGCTGA
- the ftsW gene encoding putative lipid II flippase FtsW: MPTSRTGRPPVPRTPRRPASSRLARENRVLAFYTRARRGWDRPLTAYYLIFGGSLLITVLGLVMVYSASQITALQMSLPGSYFFRKQLLAAVIGAGLLFAASRMPVKLHRALAYPILAGAVFLMALVQVPGIGVSVNGNQNWIALGGSFQIQPSEFGKLALVLWGADLLARKQDKKLLTQWKHMLVPLVPAAFMLLGLIMIGGDMGTAIILTAILFGLLWLAGAPTRLFIGVLSIAAVLGTILITSSSNRMARLQCLGATEPQSGPVDCWQAVHGIYALASGGIFGSGLGASVEKWGQLPEAHTDFIFAVTGEELGLAGTLSVLALFAALGYAGIRVAGRTEDPFVRYAAGGVTTWITAQAVINIGAVLGLLPIAGVPLPLFSYGGSALLPTMFAIGLLIAFARDEPAARAALAMRQPRFGRKRGAGGTGSGRSPRRWNTMRRRASAARSSGER; this comes from the coding sequence ATGCCCACCAGCCGCACCGGACGGCCTCCGGTTCCCCGCACTCCCAGGCGCCCCGCGTCGTCACGGCTCGCCCGCGAGAACCGCGTCCTGGCCTTCTACACCCGTGCGCGCAGGGGCTGGGACCGGCCGCTGACCGCCTACTACCTCATCTTCGGCGGCAGTCTGCTGATCACCGTGCTGGGCCTGGTGATGGTCTACTCGGCCTCCCAGATCACCGCGCTCCAGATGTCGCTGCCGGGCTCGTACTTCTTCCGCAAGCAGCTGCTGGCCGCCGTGATCGGCGCCGGACTGCTGTTCGCCGCCTCGCGGATGCCGGTGAAGCTGCACCGGGCCCTGGCCTATCCGATCCTCGCCGGCGCCGTCTTCCTCATGGCGCTGGTGCAGGTCCCCGGGATAGGAGTGTCGGTCAACGGCAACCAGAACTGGATCGCGCTCGGCGGCTCCTTCCAGATCCAGCCGAGCGAGTTCGGCAAGCTCGCCCTCGTCCTGTGGGGCGCCGACCTGCTCGCCCGCAAGCAGGACAAGAAGCTGCTGACCCAGTGGAAGCACATGCTGGTACCGCTCGTGCCGGCCGCTTTCATGCTGCTCGGGCTGATCATGATCGGCGGTGACATGGGCACGGCGATCATCCTCACGGCGATCCTGTTCGGCCTGCTGTGGCTGGCGGGCGCTCCCACCCGGCTGTTCATCGGCGTCCTGTCGATCGCCGCGGTGCTCGGCACCATCCTCATCACGTCCAGCTCGAACCGGATGGCTCGCTTGCAGTGCCTCGGCGCCACCGAACCCCAGTCCGGTCCCGTCGACTGCTGGCAGGCCGTGCACGGCATCTACGCCCTCGCCTCCGGCGGAATCTTCGGCTCCGGGCTGGGTGCGAGTGTGGAGAAATGGGGGCAACTCCCCGAAGCCCACACCGATTTCATCTTCGCCGTCACCGGTGAGGAACTGGGTCTGGCGGGGACGCTGTCGGTACTCGCCCTCTTCGCGGCTCTAGGCTATGCGGGTATCCGCGTGGCCGGACGCACGGAGGACCCCTTCGTGAGGTATGCCGCGGGAGGCGTGACCACCTGGATCACGGCCCAGGCCGTGATCAACATCGGTGCGGTGCTCGGTCTGCTGCCGATCGCCGGCGTCCCCCTCCCGCTGTTCTCCTACGGGGGGTCCGCCCTGCTGCCGACCATGTTCGCCATCGGGCTGCTGATCGCCTTCGCGCGCGACGAGCCCGCTGCGCGGGCGGCGCTTGCGATGCGGCAACCCCGCTTTGGTAGAAAGCGGGGGGCTGGGGGGACCGGTTCCGGTCGGAGTCCCCGGAGATGGAACACGATGCGACGGCGCGCCTCGGCGGCGCGCTCGTCCGGAGAGCGGTGA
- a CDS encoding penicillin-binding protein 2 has translation MTDREPPRRGVPGPARPARPVARRRPGPGARPVRRPAPARQAAPKPLRLGSPRPRLRLVGLALTLVLIAFVVRLFQVQAVDASTYAAKAEQNRYVGQVLSADRGEITDRSGVALATSEDAYDITADPTMFAPDQLKIGDGPEQAAALLAPILGQEQETLVKKLRPKNKALRYVKLASRQTPQVWKQIKDLKSALAKKEETDKSAHNVLAGVFSVATTKRVYPGGDLAAGILGWVNGEGKPGGGIELQLNKQLAGKDGKIRYAQSGGRLVPTAGSTETPAVPGSDVELTIDRDIQWAAQKAISDQVKKSAADRGYVIVQDTRTGQILAMANSPGFDPNDLSDADPAALGNAALQDAFEPGSTAKVMSMAAVLQEGVATPMTHVVVPNRLHRGDRLFKDDVNHPTWHLTLNGVLAKSSNIGTILATGQLGRTQAQSNKVLYDYLRKFGLGRYTGLGFPGETPGILAPPDKWSTSQQYTIPFGQGVSINAMQAASVYSTIANGGVRVEPTLVRGTKGPDGRFTPAPKPEKTRVVSAKTAKTLAQMLESVVDDEEGTGTKARIPGYRVAGKTGTANRVDPATGQYKGYTSSFAGFAPADKPRITVYCAIQNATKGNYFGGQICGPVYKQVMEFALKSLQVPPTGAKPARLPVTFKN, from the coding sequence GTGACCGACAGGGAACCCCCGCGCCGCGGCGTGCCCGGTCCCGCCAGGCCCGCTCGTCCCGTCGCCCGGCGCCGCCCCGGCCCCGGTGCCCGTCCGGTCCGTCGCCCGGCCCCGGCCCGTCAGGCGGCGCCCAAACCCCTCCGGCTGGGCAGCCCTCGCCCCCGGCTGCGTCTGGTCGGGCTCGCGCTGACGCTGGTGCTGATCGCCTTCGTCGTGCGGCTGTTCCAGGTGCAGGCCGTCGACGCGAGCACGTACGCCGCCAAGGCCGAGCAGAACCGGTACGTAGGGCAGGTGCTGTCCGCGGACCGCGGGGAGATCACCGACCGGTCCGGTGTGGCGCTCGCGACCAGTGAGGACGCCTACGACATCACGGCCGACCCCACGATGTTCGCCCCCGACCAGCTGAAGATCGGGGACGGGCCCGAGCAGGCGGCCGCGCTGCTCGCGCCGATCCTGGGCCAGGAGCAGGAGACCCTGGTCAAGAAGCTGCGGCCGAAGAACAAGGCGCTGCGGTACGTCAAGCTGGCCTCCCGCCAGACCCCGCAGGTCTGGAAGCAGATCAAGGACCTGAAGTCCGCGCTCGCCAAGAAGGAGGAGACGGACAAGTCCGCGCACAACGTCCTCGCGGGTGTCTTCTCCGTCGCCACCACCAAGCGCGTGTACCCGGGCGGCGACCTCGCCGCCGGGATACTGGGCTGGGTCAACGGCGAGGGCAAGCCCGGCGGCGGCATCGAGCTCCAGCTGAACAAGCAGCTGGCCGGCAAGGACGGCAAGATCCGCTACGCCCAGTCCGGCGGCCGGCTCGTCCCCACCGCGGGTTCCACCGAGACACCCGCCGTGCCCGGCAGCGACGTCGAGCTCACCATCGACCGCGACATCCAGTGGGCCGCCCAGAAGGCCATCAGCGACCAGGTCAAAAAGTCCGCGGCCGACCGCGGCTACGTCATCGTCCAGGACACCCGCACCGGCCAGATCCTGGCCATGGCCAACTCACCCGGCTTTGACCCGAACGACCTGTCCGACGCCGATCCCGCCGCCCTCGGCAACGCGGCCCTCCAGGACGCCTTCGAACCCGGCTCCACCGCCAAGGTCATGTCGATGGCGGCCGTCCTCCAGGAGGGCGTCGCCACCCCGATGACCCACGTCGTCGTGCCCAACCGGCTGCACCGCGGCGACCGGCTCTTCAAGGACGATGTGAACCACCCGACCTGGCACCTGACGCTCAACGGCGTCCTCGCCAAGTCCAGCAACATCGGCACCATCCTCGCCACCGGCCAGCTCGGCAGGACCCAGGCCCAGTCCAACAAGGTCCTCTACGACTACCTGCGCAAGTTCGGCCTCGGCCGATACACCGGACTCGGTTTCCCGGGCGAGACGCCGGGCATCCTCGCCCCGCCCGACAAGTGGTCGACCTCGCAGCAGTACACGATCCCTTTCGGCCAGGGCGTCTCCATCAACGCCATGCAGGCGGCGTCCGTGTACTCGACCATCGCCAACGGCGGCGTCCGCGTCGAACCCACGCTCGTACGCGGCACCAAGGGTCCCGACGGTCGCTTCACCCCCGCCCCGAAGCCCGAGAAGACCCGGGTCGTCAGCGCCAAGACGGCGAAGACCCTCGCCCAGATGCTGGAGTCGGTCGTGGACGACGAGGAGGGCACCGGCACCAAGGCGCGCATCCCCGGCTACCGCGTCGCGGGCAAGACTGGCACCGCCAACCGCGTGGATCCGGCCACCGGCCAGTACAAGGGCTACACGTCGTCGTTCGCCGGGTTCGCCCCCGCCGACAAGCCCCGCATCACCGTCTACTGCGCCATCCAGAACGCCACCAAGGGCAACTACTTCGGCGGCCAGATCTGCGGTCCCGTCTACAAGCAGGTCATGGAGTTCGCACTGAAGTCCCTCCAGGTCCCGCCGACCGGGGCCAAGCCCGCGAGGCTGCCCGTCACGTTCAAGAACTGA
- a CDS encoding UDP-N-acetylmuramoyl-L-alanyl-D-glutamate--2,6-diaminopimelate ligase has product MTYPGPPRPAQVSATPLAELADQLGAPAPEGVADVTGITHDSRAVRPGDLYAALPGARLHGADFVDQAAGLGAAAVLTDPTGAERAAASGLPVLVVDDPRARMGELAATIYGHPGRDLLQIGITGTSGKTTTAYLVEGGLKTVRSTGLIGTVEMRIGDERIKSERTTPEATDLQALFAVMRERGVEAVAMEVSSHALVLGRVDGCVFDIGVFTNLSPEHMEFHSDMEDYFRAKAQLFTPARGKLGVVNVDDEYGRRLANEATVPVVTYSAEGHPDADWRAEGVEVGRLDSTFTVIGPKGERISAKSPLPGPFNVANTLAAIVALAVAGLDPQAAADGVAAVPGVPGRLERVDAGQPYLAVVDYAHKTDAVESVLRALRKVTEGKLHIVLGCGGDRDRTKREPMGAAAARLADTAVLTSDNPRGEDPLAILATMLQGAASVPAHERGEVQVFEDRAAAIAAAVARAEPGDTVLVAGKGHEQGQDIAGVVRPFDDRQVLREAIQKTQG; this is encoded by the coding sequence GTGACATACCCCGGGCCGCCCAGGCCGGCGCAGGTCTCCGCCACACCCCTCGCGGAACTGGCCGACCAGCTGGGTGCTCCCGCGCCGGAGGGGGTCGCCGACGTCACGGGCATCACCCACGACTCGCGCGCCGTACGCCCCGGCGACCTGTACGCCGCCCTCCCGGGCGCCCGCCTGCACGGCGCCGACTTCGTCGACCAGGCCGCGGGCCTCGGCGCCGCAGCCGTGCTGACCGACCCCACCGGCGCCGAGCGCGCCGCGGCGTCCGGACTGCCGGTCCTGGTCGTCGACGACCCGCGCGCCCGGATGGGCGAGCTGGCCGCCACGATCTACGGCCACCCCGGCCGGGACCTGCTCCAGATCGGCATCACCGGCACCTCCGGCAAGACCACCACCGCCTACCTCGTCGAGGGCGGCCTGAAGACCGTCAGGTCCACCGGCCTGATCGGCACGGTCGAGATGCGCATCGGCGACGAGCGCATCAAGTCCGAGCGCACCACCCCCGAGGCCACCGACCTCCAGGCCCTCTTCGCCGTCATGCGCGAACGAGGCGTCGAGGCGGTCGCCATGGAGGTCTCCAGCCACGCCCTGGTGCTCGGCCGCGTCGACGGCTGCGTCTTCGACATCGGCGTCTTCACCAACCTCAGCCCGGAGCACATGGAGTTCCACTCCGACATGGAGGACTACTTCCGGGCCAAGGCGCAGCTGTTCACGCCGGCACGCGGCAAACTCGGCGTGGTCAACGTCGACGACGAGTACGGCCGCAGGCTGGCGAACGAGGCCACCGTCCCGGTCGTCACCTACTCCGCCGAGGGCCACCCGGACGCCGACTGGCGCGCCGAGGGCGTCGAGGTCGGCCGGCTGGACTCGACGTTCACCGTCATCGGCCCCAAGGGCGAGCGGATCAGCGCCAAGTCGCCGCTGCCGGGCCCCTTCAACGTGGCCAACACCCTCGCCGCGATCGTCGCCCTCGCCGTCGCCGGCCTCGACCCGCAGGCCGCCGCCGACGGCGTCGCCGCCGTACCCGGCGTGCCGGGCCGACTGGAGCGGGTGGACGCCGGACAGCCCTACCTCGCGGTCGTCGACTACGCCCACAAGACCGACGCCGTCGAGTCCGTCCTGCGCGCCCTGCGCAAGGTCACCGAGGGCAAGCTGCACATCGTCCTCGGCTGCGGCGGCGACCGGGACCGGACCAAGCGCGAGCCCATGGGCGCCGCCGCGGCCCGGCTCGCCGACACCGCCGTCCTCACCTCCGACAACCCCCGTGGTGAGGACCCCCTCGCGATCCTCGCCACGATGCTCCAGGGCGCGGCCTCCGTGCCCGCCCACGAGCGCGGCGAGGTGCAGGTGTTCGAGGACCGGGCCGCCGCGATCGCCGCCGCCGTCGCCCGCGCCGAGCCCGGCGACACCGTGCTGGTCGCGGGCAAGGGCCACGAGCAGGGCCAGGACATCGCCGGGGTGGTCCGTCCCTTCGACGACCGCCAGGTGCTTCGCGAAGCCATTCAGAAGACCCAGGGATGA
- the murF gene encoding UDP-N-acetylmuramoyl-tripeptide--D-alanyl-D-alanine ligase: MIALSLAEIAEVVGGQTHDIPDPTVQVTGPVVRDSREAGPGSLFVAFAGERVDGHDFAAAVVEAGAVAVLGTRPVGVPAIVVDDVQTALGTLARHVVRRLGAALVALTGSAGKTSTKDLIAQVLQRKAPTVFTPGSLNNEIGLPLTALSATEETRFLVLEMGARGIGHISYLTSLTPPKIGLVLNVGSAHIGEFGGREQIAQAKGELVESLPEDGTAVLNADDPYVRAMASRTKAKVIFFGESDEADVRAENVRLTDTGQPAFRLHTPSGASDVTMRLYGEHHVSNALAAAAVAHELGMSADEIAVALSEAGSLSRWRMEVTERPDGVTVVNDAYNANPESMKAALRALAAIGKGRRTWAVLGKMAELGDEALAEHDAVGRLAVRLNVSKLVAVGGREAAWLQLGAYNEGSWGEESVHVSDAQAAVDLLRSELRPGDVVLVKASRSVGLESVAQALLESGAEGEVSAR; this comes from the coding sequence GTGATCGCCCTCTCCCTCGCCGAGATCGCAGAAGTCGTCGGCGGGCAGACGCACGACATACCGGATCCGACCGTCCAGGTCACGGGCCCGGTCGTCCGGGACTCCCGCGAGGCGGGGCCGGGCAGCCTGTTCGTGGCCTTCGCCGGCGAGCGCGTGGACGGCCACGACTTCGCGGCGGCGGTCGTCGAGGCGGGAGCGGTGGCCGTGCTCGGCACCCGGCCCGTCGGCGTGCCCGCGATCGTCGTGGACGACGTCCAGACCGCCCTCGGCACCCTCGCGCGGCACGTCGTACGACGTCTCGGTGCCGCCCTCGTCGCCCTGACCGGCTCGGCGGGCAAGACCAGCACCAAGGACCTGATCGCGCAGGTGCTCCAGCGCAAGGCGCCGACGGTGTTCACGCCCGGCTCGCTCAACAACGAGATCGGGCTGCCGCTGACCGCGCTGAGCGCCACCGAGGAGACCCGGTTCCTCGTCCTGGAGATGGGGGCCCGCGGCATCGGGCACATCTCCTACCTCACGAGCCTGACGCCCCCGAAGATCGGCCTCGTCCTGAACGTCGGCAGCGCCCACATCGGCGAGTTCGGCGGCCGGGAGCAGATCGCGCAGGCCAAGGGCGAACTCGTCGAGTCCCTCCCGGAGGACGGGACGGCCGTCCTCAACGCGGACGATCCCTACGTGCGGGCCATGGCCTCCCGTACGAAGGCGAAGGTGATCTTTTTCGGAGAGTCCGACGAAGCGGACGTTCGCGCCGAGAACGTGCGACTCACGGACACCGGACAGCCCGCGTTCAGGCTTCACACACCCTCCGGTGCAAGCGATGTGACCATGCGCCTGTACGGTGAGCACCACGTGTCGAACGCGCTCGCCGCGGCCGCCGTCGCCCACGAGTTGGGCATGTCCGCAGACGAGATCGCCGTCGCGCTCTCCGAGGCGGGCTCCCTCTCCCGCTGGCGGATGGAGGTCACCGAGCGCCCGGACGGCGTGACGGTCGTCAACGACGCCTACAACGCGAACCCCGAGTCCATGAAGGCCGCGCTGCGCGCGCTCGCGGCCATCGGCAAGGGGCGTCGTACGTGGGCGGTGCTCGGCAAGATGGCCGAGCTCGGGGACGAGGCTCTCGCCGAGCACGACGCGGTCGGACGGCTCGCCGTCCGGCTCAACGTCAGCAAGCTCGTCGCGGTCGGTGGCAGGGAAGCCGCCTGGCTGCAACTGGGCGCATATAACGAGGGTTCGTGGGGTGAGGAGTCGGTGCACGTGTCCGACGCACAGGCGGCGGTCGACCTGTTGCGCAGCGAGTTGCGCCCGGGGGACGTCGTCCTCGTGAAGGCGTCCCGTTCGGTCGGCCTCGAGAGTGTGGCGCAGGCGCTGCTCGAGTCCGGTGCCGAGGGTGAGGTTTCCGCCCGATGA
- a CDS encoding FtsQ-type POTRA domain-containing protein encodes MAGSTTAERGERQQQSSGPPPLLRSRRARLRAIVVLGLVLVFLGIPTVWLFYGSDWLRAEHVSVSGTRVLTPAQVKAAADVPLGKPLISVDTDAIETRLRQKLPRIDSVDVVRSWPHGIDLKVVERTPVLIVQKGRKFVEVDDEGVRFATVSERPKGVPALELTLSRSSSAAASLRRFGESRLVREAVGVARAVPAAVARDTRTVKVRSYDDISLELRDGRTVVWGSSEKGDAKARTLAALMKASPGARYFDVSVPTAPASAGS; translated from the coding sequence GTGGCCGGATCGACCACCGCCGAGCGCGGTGAACGCCAGCAGCAGTCGTCCGGCCCGCCGCCCCTCCTGCGGTCGAGGCGGGCCCGGCTTCGCGCGATCGTCGTCCTGGGTCTCGTCCTGGTGTTCCTCGGCATCCCGACGGTCTGGCTGTTCTACGGCTCCGACTGGCTGCGCGCCGAGCACGTCTCCGTGTCGGGGACACGGGTCCTGACGCCGGCTCAGGTCAAGGCGGCCGCCGACGTCCCCCTCGGCAAACCGCTGATTTCCGTCGACACCGATGCGATCGAGACGCGACTGCGCCAAAAATTGCCCCGAATCGACTCGGTTGACGTGGTCCGTTCCTGGCCCCATGGAATCGACCTGAAAGTGGTTGAGCGGACTCCGGTTCTGATTGTCCAAAAGGGCCGAAAGTTCGTCGAAGTGGACGATGAAGGTGTCCGATTCGCCACGGTTTCCGAGCGGCCGAAAGGTGTTCCCGCGCTGGAATTGACGCTCTCCCGGTCCAGCTCCGCCGCCGCGAGCCTGCGCCGCTTCGGCGAGTCCCGGCTGGTGCGCGAGGCCGTCGGCGTCGCTCGTGCGGTTCCGGCCGCCGTCGCACGCGACACACGGACCGTCAAGGTCCGGTCCTACGACGACATCTCGCTGGAGTTGCGGGACGGCCGTACGGTCGTCTGGGGGAGCAGCGAGAAGGGCGACGCGAAGGCCCGTACGCTCGCCGCCCTGATGAAAGCCTCGCCCGGCGCGCGGTACTTCGACGTGAGTGTTCCCACCGCGCCTGCGTCAGCAGGGAGTTGA
- the mraY gene encoding phospho-N-acetylmuramoyl-pentapeptide-transferase — protein sequence MKQILFAGVIGLFLTLIGTPLLIKLLARKGYGQYIRDDGPREHASKRGTPTMGGIAFILATVAAYFLAKVITGYLDPEADAAPTFSGLLVLGLMVGMGLVGFLDDYIKIVKRRSLGLRAKAKMAGQLIVGIAFAVLSLQFADNRGNTPASTKLSFITDFGWTIGPVLFVVWALFMILAMSNGVNLTDGLDGLATGASVLVFGAYTFIGVWQFQESCANAQTLTNPGACYEVRDPLDLAVVASALMGACLGFLWWNTSPAKIFMGDTGSLALGGVLAGLAICSRTELLLAILGGLFVLITMSVVIQVGSFRLTGKRVFRMAPLQHHFELKGWSEVLVVVRFWIIQGICVIVGLGLFYAGWAADK from the coding sequence ATGAAGCAGATCCTGTTCGCAGGAGTCATTGGCCTCTTCCTGACCCTGATCGGCACCCCGCTGCTGATCAAGCTGCTCGCCCGCAAGGGCTACGGCCAGTACATCCGCGACGACGGCCCGCGCGAGCACGCCAGCAAGCGCGGTACGCCGACCATGGGCGGTATCGCCTTCATCCTGGCGACGGTCGCCGCGTACTTCCTGGCCAAGGTGATCACGGGCTATCTGGACCCGGAGGCCGACGCGGCGCCGACCTTCTCGGGTCTGCTGGTGCTCGGCCTGATGGTCGGCATGGGCCTGGTCGGCTTCCTCGACGACTACATCAAGATCGTCAAGCGGCGTTCGCTGGGTCTGCGGGCCAAGGCGAAGATGGCCGGCCAGCTGATCGTCGGCATCGCCTTCGCGGTGCTCTCGCTCCAGTTCGCGGACAACCGCGGCAACACCCCGGCGTCCACCAAGCTGTCGTTCATCACGGACTTCGGCTGGACGATCGGCCCGGTGCTGTTCGTCGTCTGGGCGCTGTTCATGATCCTCGCGATGTCGAACGGCGTGAACCTGACCGACGGTCTGGACGGTCTGGCCACCGGCGCCTCGGTGCTCGTCTTCGGCGCCTACACCTTCATCGGCGTCTGGCAGTTCCAGGAGTCCTGCGCCAACGCGCAGACGCTGACCAACCCGGGCGCGTGCTACGAGGTGCGCGATCCTCTCGACCTCGCGGTGGTCGCCTCTGCGCTGATGGGCGCCTGCCTGGGCTTCCTGTGGTGGAACACCTCGCCGGCCAAGATCTTCATGGGTGACACCGGTTCGCTCGCGCTCGGCGGTGTGCTCGCCGGCCTCGCGATCTGCTCCCGCACCGAGCTGCTGCTCGCCATCCTCGGTGGTCTCTTCGTCCTGATCACCATGTCCGTGGTGATCCAGGTCGGCTCCTTCCGCCTCACCGGGAAGCGGGTCTTCCGGATGGCGCCACTCCAACACCACTTCGAACTCAAGGGCTGGTCCGAAGTGCTCGTCGTGGTCCGCTTCTGGATCATTCAGGGTATTTGTGTGATTGTCGGACTAGGCCTCTTCTATGCAGGATGGGCAGCGGACAAGTGA
- the ftsZ gene encoding cell division protein FtsZ, translating to MAAPQNYLAVIKVIGVGGGGVNAINRMIEVGLKGVEFIAINTDAQALLMSDADVKLDVGRELTRGLGAGANPAVGRKAAEDHREEIEEVLKGADMVFVTAGEGGGTGTGGAPVVANIARSLGALTIGVVTRPFTFEGRRRANQAEDGIAELREEVDTLIVIPNDRLLSISDRQVSVLDAFKSADQVLLSGVQGITDLITTPGLINLDFADVKSVMSKAGSALMGIGSARGDDRAVAAAEMAISSPLLEASIDGARGVLLSISGGSDLGLFEINEAAQLVSEAAHPEANIIFGAVIDDALGDEVRVTVIAAGFDGGQPPSKRDNVLGSSSAKREEPTPARQAESRPSFGSLGSVTPKEEPEPAPEPVNDIPVAPPVPPAPRTYSDSAAEELDVPDFLK from the coding sequence GTGGCAGCACCGCAGAACTACCTCGCAGTCATCAAAGTCATCGGTGTCGGCGGCGGTGGTGTCAATGCCATCAACCGGATGATCGAGGTCGGTCTCAAGGGCGTCGAGTTCATCGCCATCAACACCGACGCGCAAGCTCTGTTGATGAGCGACGCCGACGTCAAGCTGGACGTCGGCCGTGAACTCACCCGCGGACTCGGCGCCGGAGCCAACCCGGCCGTGGGCCGCAAGGCCGCCGAGGACCACCGCGAGGAGATCGAGGAGGTCCTCAAGGGGGCCGACATGGTCTTCGTGACAGCCGGTGAAGGCGGCGGCACCGGCACCGGCGGCGCGCCCGTCGTGGCCAACATCGCCCGCTCGCTCGGCGCCCTCACCATCGGTGTGGTGACGCGCCCGTTCACCTTCGAGGGACGGCGCCGCGCGAACCAGGCCGAGGACGGCATCGCCGAGCTCCGCGAAGAGGTCGACACCCTCATCGTCATCCCGAACGATCGGCTGCTGTCCATCTCGGACCGCCAGGTCTCGGTGCTCGACGCCTTCAAGTCGGCCGACCAGGTCCTGCTCTCCGGTGTCCAGGGCATCACGGACCTCATCACCACCCCGGGCCTCATCAACCTCGACTTCGCGGACGTCAAGTCGGTGATGTCCAAGGCCGGCTCGGCCCTGATGGGCATCGGCTCGGCCCGCGGCGACGACCGTGCGGTGGCCGCCGCGGAGATGGCGATCTCCTCTCCGCTGCTGGAGGCGTCCATCGACGGCGCCCGCGGTGTGCTGCTCTCCATCTCCGGTGGCTCGGACCTCGGTCTGTTCGAGATCAACGAGGCCGCCCAGCTGGTGAGCGAGGCCGCCCATCCCGAGGCCAACATCATCTTCGGCGCGGTGATCGACGACGCCCTCGGCGACGAGGTCCGGGTCACCGTGATCGCCGCCGGCTTCGACGGTGGCCAGCCCCCGTCCAAGCGGGACAACGTCCTCGGCTCGTCCTCGGCCAAGCGCGAGGAACCGACCCCGGCACGGCAGGCCGAGAGCCGCCCGTCCTTCGGTTCGCTCGGCAGCGTGACCCCGAAGGAGGAGCCGGAGCCCGCCCCGGAGCCGGTCAACGACATCCCGGTCGCCCCGCCGGTCCCGCCGGCGCCGCGGACCTACTCGGACAGCGCGGCCGAGGAACTGGACGTACCGGACTTCCTCAAGTGA